In a genomic window of Brucella anthropi ATCC 49188:
- the narJ gene encoding nitrate reductase molybdenum cofactor assembly chaperone, with translation MNKTLKIISLLLSYPTAELQLGGEELKKALAGEKLSPGIRRLLDSLVDYVCDCDLYEAQERYVHLFDRTRSLSLHLFEHVHGESRDRGQAMVDLMKMYDENGFVVDAKELPDYLPLFLEFLSTRSPEEIHDLLTQTGHISAAIGERLRKRQSPYANAFAALLHVANAKPDKNLVGELLRQEEDDPNDLAALDRIWEEEAVTFGGNAGDNSCGPDRLRTQMRAAQRKPGNPSNPSHI, from the coding sequence ATGAACAAGACCCTGAAAATCATTTCGCTGCTGCTTTCCTATCCGACCGCAGAGTTGCAACTCGGCGGCGAGGAACTGAAAAAAGCACTGGCCGGGGAAAAGCTTTCCCCCGGCATCCGCAGGCTGCTCGACAGCCTTGTCGATTATGTCTGCGACTGCGATCTCTACGAGGCGCAGGAACGTTACGTGCACCTTTTTGACCGCACGCGCTCGCTGTCGCTGCATCTTTTCGAGCATGTACATGGTGAAAGCCGCGATCGCGGTCAGGCCATGGTCGATCTCATGAAGATGTATGACGAGAATGGCTTCGTTGTCGATGCCAAGGAACTGCCGGACTATCTGCCGTTGTTCCTTGAATTTCTCTCGACACGCTCGCCGGAGGAAATCCACGATCTTCTCACCCAGACAGGCCATATCTCGGCTGCTATCGGTGAGCGTCTGCGCAAGCGCCAGTCGCCCTATGCCAACGCCTTTGCGGCGCTGCTTCATGTCGCCAATGCCAAGCCGGACAAGAACCTCGTCGGAGAATTGCTTCGGCAAGAGGAAGACGACCCGAACGATCTCGCCGCGCTCGACCGCATCTGGGAAGAAGAAGCGGTAACGTTTGGCGGCAATGCGGGCGACAATTCCTGCGGCCCGGACCGGTTGCGCACGCAGATGCGTGCAGCACAGCGCAAGCCCGGCAACCCGTCCAACCCTTCACATATATAG
- the narI gene encoding respiratory nitrate reductase subunit gamma gives MAYLHTFLFGIYPYIALSVLVLGSIFRYDREPYTWRSGSSQLLRRKQLMWGSVLFHLGVLFIFAGHFVGLLTPIWVFDMLGVSHEAKQILAVVAGGIAGVMAIVGASMLVHRRVFDPRVRASSRPSDTLIIILLWLQLLLGLSTIPISLQHLDGGEMVTFMNWAQGIFTFNPAASSYITNASIIFKMHIFLGLTIFLLFPFTRLVHMLSAPVRYIWRPGYQVVRERNHTAQPSHMRIPAE, from the coding sequence ATGGCTTATCTCCATACGTTTCTTTTCGGCATCTATCCCTACATCGCACTGAGCGTGCTCGTGCTCGGTTCGATCTTCCGTTACGACCGCGAGCCCTATACGTGGCGTTCCGGCTCAAGCCAGCTTTTGCGGCGCAAGCAGCTCATGTGGGGTTCGGTTCTGTTCCACCTTGGTGTGCTGTTTATCTTCGCCGGTCATTTCGTCGGCCTGCTGACGCCGATCTGGGTCTTCGACATGCTCGGCGTCAGCCATGAGGCAAAGCAGATTCTCGCTGTCGTGGCGGGTGGCATCGCCGGTGTAATGGCAATCGTCGGCGCCAGCATGCTTGTGCATCGCCGTGTGTTCGACCCGCGTGTTCGTGCGTCCTCGCGGCCATCCGACACGCTGATCATCATTCTGTTGTGGTTGCAGCTTCTGCTCGGTCTCAGCACCATTCCGATCTCGCTGCAGCATCTGGACGGCGGCGAAATGGTGACATTCATGAACTGGGCGCAAGGCATCTTCACCTTCAATCCGGCTGCATCAAGCTACATCACCAATGCGTCGATCATCTTCAAGATGCATATCTTCCTGGGGCTCACCATATTCCTGCTGTTCCCGTTCACGCGTCTTGTGCATATGCTGAGCGCGCCAGTGCGCTACATCTGGCGTCCGGGCTATCAGGTCGTGCGTGAGCGCAACCATACGGCTCAGCCCTCGCATATGCGTATTCCTGCGGAGTAA
- a CDS encoding peptidylprolyl isomerase, whose product MVTLFDRKQPTEQPAEHSHGAHAHNTGYTTYQEPDTRVPPKPRPVFDAVSVNGVAINETDILTEAQNHPSENPGAALLAAARALAIRELLLQRARETGIVPEHEKDAEGRSETDEDALVRMVIEREVEVPSATREEALRFYENNRHRFTSAPILEASHILIAADPADSQAREKARTTASHLASSVIAAPATFASVAHEYSSCPSGAQGGNLGQLTRGSTVPEFERALERLTPGEITPAPIESRFGFHIVRLDRRIEGEELPFDYVADRIAGWLEASTWSKAVSQYIAILAADADITGIDLLSNEGAEA is encoded by the coding sequence ATGGTGACACTTTTTGACCGGAAGCAGCCAACTGAACAGCCAGCTGAACATTCGCACGGAGCACATGCTCATAATACGGGCTACACGACCTATCAGGAGCCGGATACGCGCGTGCCGCCGAAGCCGCGCCCGGTCTTCGATGCGGTGTCCGTCAATGGCGTGGCGATCAACGAAACCGACATTCTGACGGAGGCACAAAACCATCCGTCGGAAAATCCCGGCGCGGCACTGCTCGCCGCCGCGCGGGCGCTGGCGATCCGTGAGCTTCTTCTGCAGCGTGCGAGGGAAACCGGCATCGTGCCCGAGCACGAGAAGGATGCAGAAGGGCGCAGCGAGACCGACGAGGATGCGCTGGTGCGCATGGTGATCGAACGGGAGGTGGAAGTGCCTTCCGCCACACGCGAGGAAGCCTTGCGCTTTTACGAAAACAACCGCCACCGCTTCACCAGTGCGCCTATTCTGGAGGCGAGCCATATCCTGATCGCTGCCGATCCTGCCGACAGCCAAGCCCGCGAAAAGGCCCGCACGACCGCATCCCATCTGGCATCCTCGGTGATTGCCGCGCCTGCCACATTCGCCTCGGTTGCGCATGAATATTCGTCCTGCCCTTCGGGCGCGCAAGGCGGCAATCTGGGTCAGCTCACACGCGGCAGCACGGTGCCTGAATTCGAGCGGGCGCTGGAACGCCTAACACCTGGTGAAATAACGCCAGCCCCGATTGAAAGCCGTTTCGGCTTTCATATCGTACGGCTTGACCGCCGTATCGAGGGCGAGGAACTGCCGTTCGATTATGTTGCCGACAGGATTGCCGGCTGGCTTGAAGCCTCCACCTGGTCGAAGGCCGTGTCGCAATATATCGCGATCCTCGCAGCCGATGCCGACATTACCGGCATCGATCTGCTGTCGAACGAGGGAGCCGAGGCATGA
- a CDS encoding DUF2478 domain-containing protein translates to MTREPTLAAILAAKDVPVDQLLAGVAHRARQAGLRVAGFLQHRESNTDECCRDIEIEHIGTGVTQIISQSLGSGSKGCRLDPAALADVAGSLLAELDSGADMLILNRFGKGETEGHGFRSIIEIAYARQIPVLTVVRETYVEGWNDFAGDCGVLLAPDSQATLGWFDRVTEPRQLSEAV, encoded by the coding sequence ATGACCCGCGAACCGACACTTGCAGCCATCCTGGCCGCAAAGGATGTGCCGGTGGACCAGCTTCTGGCTGGCGTAGCGCATCGGGCGAGGCAGGCAGGGCTGCGCGTGGCGGGCTTTCTCCAGCACCGCGAGAGCAATACGGATGAATGCTGCCGCGATATCGAGATCGAGCATATTGGCACCGGCGTGACGCAGATTATCTCGCAGTCGCTCGGTTCGGGGTCGAAGGGGTGTCGTCTCGATCCAGCGGCGCTTGCCGATGTGGCAGGTTCGCTTCTGGCGGAACTCGATAGCGGCGCCGATATGCTGATCCTCAACCGTTTCGGCAAGGGCGAGACGGAAGGGCATGGTTTCCGCTCCATCATCGAAATCGCCTATGCGCGCCAGATTCCGGTGCTGACTGTGGTACGGGAAACCTATGTCGAAGGCTGGAACGACTTCGCCGGTGATTGCGGCGTTCTTTTGGCTCCTGATAGCCAGGCAACGCTTGGATGGTTCGACCGGGTAACAGAACCCCGGCAGCTGTCGGAAGCCGTTTGA
- a CDS encoding GntR family transcriptional regulator yields the protein MDKDDANQTADRKKGSGVKLVYDVLRDEIIDLSLAPGSPIDENQLAERFSMSRTPIREALVRLASDGFVTTLPNRSTVVSNIDFLSLPAFFDAVTLMYRVTTRLAARNRTDKDLENIRAHQEAFARAVRSQNALEMIATNRDFHAAIAEAGRNPFYTTFFSRLLDEGRRLLRLYYQSFADRLPERYVTEHEDMIRAIEERDVDTADLLGKAHGDQIVYQIRKLIAEDRRDQLDL from the coding sequence ATGGACAAAGACGACGCAAACCAGACAGCCGACCGGAAAAAGGGTTCAGGTGTCAAGCTGGTTTACGACGTGCTGCGCGACGAGATCATCGATCTTTCGCTCGCGCCGGGTAGCCCCATTGATGAAAACCAGCTGGCCGAACGCTTTTCCATGTCGCGCACGCCTATACGCGAAGCATTGGTGCGGCTGGCAAGCGACGGTTTCGTAACCACGCTTCCCAATCGCTCGACCGTTGTGTCCAATATCGACTTTTTGAGCCTGCCCGCATTTTTCGACGCAGTAACGCTGATGTACCGCGTGACCACGCGGCTTGCCGCCCGCAACCGGACCGACAAGGATCTTGAGAACATCCGTGCGCATCAGGAAGCTTTTGCCCGCGCAGTCCGTTCACAAAATGCGCTGGAAATGATCGCGACCAACCGCGATTTTCACGCCGCTATTGCTGAAGCGGGTCGCAATCCCTTCTACACCACCTTCTTTTCGAGGCTTCTCGATGAAGGGCGCAGGCTGTTGCGCCTCTATTACCAGTCTTTCGCCGATCGCCTGCCCGAGCGCTACGTCACCGAGCATGAAGACATGATCCGCGCCATCGAAGAACGGGACGTGGATACAGCCGATCTGCTTGGCAAGGCGCATGGAGACCAGATCGTCTATCAGATCCGCAAGCTGATTGCGGAAGACCGTCGCGACCAGCTGGACCTGTAG
- a CDS encoding dihydrodipicolinate synthase family protein yields MTSNIFSGCIPALMTPCKPDRTPDFDALVRKGKELIAKGMSAVVYCGSMGDWPLLSDEERMAGVEALAKAGVPVVVGTGAVNTKIAAAHAAHAQKVGAKGLMVIPRVLSRGSSISAQKAHFKAILAAAPDLPAVIYNSPYYGFATRADLFFALRAEHPNLIGFKEFGGAEAMRYAAENITSADDNVTLMVGVDTGVFHGFVNCGATGAITGIGNVLPKEVQHLVALSKAAAKGDVEARKLALELEAALDVLSSFDEGPDLVLFYKHMMVLTGNPEYELHFNETDKLSDSQRGYCETQLKLFQTWYADWLKQGSAAAKYAA; encoded by the coding sequence ATGACCTCTAATATTTTCTCCGGTTGCATTCCGGCCCTCATGACCCCCTGCAAGCCCGACCGCACGCCGGATTTCGATGCGCTGGTCCGCAAAGGCAAGGAACTGATCGCGAAGGGCATGTCTGCGGTTGTCTATTGCGGTTCCATGGGCGACTGGCCGCTTCTCTCGGATGAGGAACGCATGGCTGGCGTTGAAGCGCTTGCCAAGGCAGGCGTGCCCGTCGTCGTCGGCACCGGCGCTGTCAACACGAAGATCGCTGCCGCCCACGCAGCCCATGCGCAGAAAGTTGGCGCGAAGGGCCTGATGGTCATTCCGCGTGTTCTCTCGCGTGGTTCGTCGATCTCGGCGCAGAAGGCCCATTTCAAGGCGATCCTTGCGGCAGCTCCCGATCTGCCAGCCGTTATCTACAACAGCCCGTACTACGGCTTTGCGACCCGCGCCGACCTGTTCTTCGCACTGCGTGCGGAACATCCGAACCTCATCGGCTTCAAGGAATTCGGCGGTGCGGAAGCCATGCGTTATGCAGCCGAAAACATCACGAGCGCCGATGACAATGTAACCCTGATGGTCGGCGTCGATACCGGCGTTTTCCACGGCTTCGTCAATTGCGGTGCAACCGGTGCGATCACCGGCATCGGCAATGTGCTGCCGAAGGAAGTCCAGCATCTGGTGGCACTGTCGAAGGCCGCCGCCAAAGGCGATGTCGAGGCACGCAAGCTGGCGCTGGAACTGGAAGCCGCACTGGACGTGCTGTCATCCTTCGATGAAGGCCCGGACCTCGTTCTCTTCTACAAGCATATGATGGTTCTGACCGGCAATCCGGAATATGAACTGCATTTCAATGAGACGGACAAGCTGTCCGATAGCCAGCGCGGCTATTGCGAAACCCAGCTTAAGCTGTTCCAGACCTGGTATGCCGACTGGCTCAAGCAGGGCAGTGCGGCGGCGAAATACGCTGCCTGA
- a CDS encoding Ldh family oxidoreductase, which produces MSDTISISTEELARLVREILHKAGFSADHATAIAKTIVAGERDGCKSHGVYRIEGCLRTLKSGKVVADADPVVTTDDSAVVRVDAKGGFANLAFERGTPALVEKARKLGVAALAINDCTHFAALWPEVEALAERGLAAMAMCPSYATVAPAGGTKPLLGTNPFAFGWPRSGDYPYVFDFATSVAARGELELYRRAGKQLPEGWAVDADGNPTTDPEAALAGAMLPFGGHKGSAISTMIELLAGVMIGDFTSPEALDFLGTTTLAPRHGELIIAFDPARMAGGRGNPQERGEILIEAIAGQGARLPSQRRFAARRDSLAKGITLTAAEMALLEKLKDKGLDAIS; this is translated from the coding sequence ATGAGCGACACCATTTCGATTTCGACAGAAGAACTCGCCAGGCTTGTGCGAGAAATCCTGCACAAGGCAGGTTTCAGCGCCGATCATGCCACAGCCATTGCCAAGACGATTGTGGCGGGTGAGCGCGACGGCTGCAAATCGCATGGTGTCTACCGTATCGAAGGCTGCCTTCGCACGCTGAAGAGCGGCAAGGTCGTCGCCGATGCCGATCCGGTCGTCACGACCGATGACAGCGCCGTCGTTCGCGTCGATGCCAAGGGCGGCTTTGCCAATCTGGCGTTCGAGCGCGGTACGCCTGCCCTCGTCGAGAAGGCGCGCAAGCTCGGCGTCGCGGCGCTGGCGATCAACGACTGCACCCATTTCGCGGCCTTGTGGCCAGAAGTCGAAGCACTCGCCGAACGAGGTCTTGCGGCAATGGCCATGTGCCCGAGCTATGCCACCGTGGCGCCCGCTGGCGGAACGAAGCCGCTTCTCGGCACCAACCCCTTCGCCTTCGGCTGGCCTCGCTCCGGCGATTATCCTTATGTGTTCGACTTTGCGACCAGCGTTGCCGCGCGTGGCGAGCTGGAACTCTACCGTCGCGCCGGGAAACAGCTGCCGGAAGGCTGGGCCGTCGATGCGGATGGCAATCCGACGACCGATCCTGAAGCCGCCCTTGCAGGCGCGATGCTGCCATTTGGCGGGCACAAGGGATCGGCCATTTCCACGATGATCGAACTTTTGGCCGGTGTGATGATCGGTGATTTCACCAGCCCCGAAGCGCTCGATTTCCTTGGCACGACGACGCTGGCGCCGCGCCATGGCGAACTCATCATTGCCTTCGACCCTGCTCGCATGGCAGGTGGTCGCGGCAACCCGCAGGAGCGCGGCGAAATCCTGATCGAAGCGATAGCCGGACAGGGCGCGCGCCTGCCGTCGCAGCGCCGCTTTGCCGCCCGCCGCGATTCATTGGCCAAAGGCATCACGCTTACGGCTGCCGAAATGGCGCTTCTGGAAAAATTGAAAGATAAAGGTCTGGACGCCATATCCTGA
- a CDS encoding pseudoazurin, which produces MRNIAIKFAAAGILAMLAAPALAENIEVHMLNKGAEGAMVFEPAYIKANPGDTVTFIPVDKGHNVESIKDMIPEGAEKFKSKINENYVLTVTQPGAYLVKCTPHYAMGMIALIAVGDSPANLDQIVSAKKPKIVQERLEKVIASAK; this is translated from the coding sequence ATGCGTAACATCGCGATCAAATTTGCTGCCGCAGGCATCCTCGCCATGCTGGCTGCCCCCGCTCTTGCCGAAAATATCGAAGTTCATATGCTCAACAAGGGCGCCGAGGGCGCCATGGTTTTCGAGCCTGCCTATATCAAGGCCAATCCCGGCGACACGGTCACCTTTATTCCAGTGGACAAAGGACATAATGTCGAATCCATCAAGGATATGATCCCTGAAGGCGCCGAAAAGTTCAAAAGCAAGATCAACGAGAACTATGTGCTGACGGTTACCCAGCCCGGCGCATATCTGGTAAAGTGCACACCGCATTATGCCATGGGTATGATCGCACTCATCGCTGTCGGTGACAGCCCGGCCAATCTCGACCAGATCGTTTCGGCCAAGAAGCCGAAGATTGTTCAGGAGCGGCTGGAGAAGGTCATCGCCAGCGCCAAATAA
- a CDS encoding NnrS family protein has protein sequence MTRQPSLQAVPAAMPSDQKGMPRGLKMTGPVLLSYGFRPFFLGGAIWAVLAMLFWILSLTLGMPLGGSYGGLNWHAHEMVFGFSSAVLAGFLLTAIPNWTGGLPVSGTPLAILCGVWLAGRLVFLEPDLIDVRFAVVVESLFLPLLLFICAREIIAGRQWKNLKVLVGVTTVMVANLVFHYLILTDGDVALANRIGVSAYVLLVMVIGGRIVPSFTRNWLNKMGRTRFPVPFNRYDGFSILVGVAACIGWIAAPDQTITAVLAWIAALFHIVRLYRWRGWSVAREKLLLVLHVAYAFIPLGFIAIGLSAIDRLNPYSALHVVTVGAIGCMMLAVMTRATRGHTGRELTASPVTQVAYLCLVAAALIRPLAEVMPNFFHTILAASALLWMGAFGLYVLEYGPMLLRERRQRMAGA, from the coding sequence ATGACCAGACAGCCAAGCCTGCAGGCAGTACCTGCTGCGATGCCATCCGATCAAAAAGGTATGCCGCGCGGACTGAAAATGACCGGTCCCGTCCTCCTCAGCTATGGCTTCCGCCCATTTTTTCTGGGCGGAGCCATATGGGCCGTTCTGGCCATGCTCTTCTGGATATTGTCACTGACACTCGGAATGCCGCTCGGCGGCTCCTATGGCGGGTTGAACTGGCACGCCCATGAAATGGTGTTCGGTTTCTCCTCTGCCGTTCTGGCAGGCTTTCTGCTGACAGCCATTCCGAACTGGACGGGAGGCTTGCCGGTATCTGGCACACCACTCGCCATTCTCTGCGGGGTATGGCTTGCCGGACGGCTGGTCTTTCTGGAGCCTGACCTGATCGATGTGCGCTTTGCAGTCGTTGTCGAAAGCCTGTTTCTGCCCTTGCTGCTTTTCATTTGTGCGCGGGAAATCATTGCCGGGCGCCAATGGAAAAACCTGAAGGTACTGGTTGGCGTGACGACGGTGATGGTTGCCAATCTTGTCTTCCATTATCTGATCCTGACTGACGGCGACGTGGCATTGGCCAACCGCATCGGGGTCAGCGCCTATGTCCTGCTGGTCATGGTGATCGGTGGGCGCATTGTGCCAAGCTTCACCCGCAACTGGCTCAACAAGATGGGACGGACACGCTTTCCGGTGCCGTTCAATCGCTATGACGGTTTCAGCATTCTTGTCGGGGTGGCTGCCTGCATCGGCTGGATCGCCGCTCCCGATCAGACGATAACGGCGGTGCTGGCGTGGATCGCAGCCCTGTTTCACATCGTGCGGCTTTACCGCTGGCGGGGATGGTCTGTGGCGCGGGAAAAGCTGCTGCTGGTTCTTCATGTCGCCTATGCGTTCATCCCGCTCGGTTTCATCGCCATCGGCCTTTCCGCCATTGATCGCCTCAACCCCTATTCTGCCTTGCATGTCGTGACTGTCGGCGCAATCGGCTGCATGATGCTGGCGGTCATGACGCGGGCCACCCGCGGCCATACCGGGCGCGAACTGACTGCCTCGCCCGTCACACAGGTCGCTTATCTTTGCCTTGTCGCGGCAGCGCTGATCCGTCCGCTGGCGGAAGTCATGCCGAATTTCTTCCACACCATCCTCGCAGCATCGGCTTTGCTTTGGATGGGCGCTTTCGGGCTTTATGTTCTGGAATACGGTCCGATGCTGTTGCGTGAGAGACGCCAACGCATGGCCGGGGCGTAA
- the tkt gene encoding transketolase encodes MNFAPPVSDMLQLANCIRALSIDAVDAANSGHPGMPLGMADAAAVLFSKHLKFDASAPNWADRDRFVLSNGHGSMLLYSALYLAGYKDVSIDELKNFRQWGSKTAGHPEYGHTEGVELTTGPLGQGLASSVGMAIAERALADQFGKDIVDHRTYVFCGDGCLMEGVGQEAISLAGHLRLGKLILLYDDNGITIDGSTEIAFTDDIPAKFKACGWNVEKVDGHDHDAIDAALTRAKAQADRPTLIALKTVIGYGSPNRAGTSGVHGAPLGAAENAATKAALGWTAEAFEVPAPLLNAWREAGARGVSEREAWQKRVDTLPATERAEFDRRIAGVLPEGFAAVVHDAKQRLLDKPLNVATRKASQIALESLTAALPEMIGGSADLTHSNLTRVPAVDSDFTPEKSGRYVSYGVREFAMGAAMNGIAVHGGFIPYGGTFMVFSDYARNAIRLSALMGVRVIYVLTHDSIGLGEDGPTHQPVEHLASLRAMPNLHVFRPADTIETLECWAVAVSDPHTPSVLALSRQNVPQLRTDNGENLSARGAYVLREAKGERQITLLATGTEVSLAVKAAEKLAEEGIATAVVSMPSWDLFEKQSKDYRNGVLGDAPRIAVEAAGKFGWTRYVDSEDDVIGMDGFGASAPAEVLYEKFGITAEAIIARAKFLLEQGK; translated from the coding sequence ATGAATTTCGCCCCGCCCGTATCAGATATGCTGCAACTCGCCAACTGCATTCGCGCCCTCTCGATCGATGCCGTCGATGCCGCCAATTCCGGCCATCCGGGAATGCCGCTCGGCATGGCTGACGCCGCAGCCGTTCTGTTCTCGAAGCATCTGAAATTCGACGCATCGGCTCCCAACTGGGCGGACCGCGACCGTTTCGTGCTCTCCAACGGTCACGGTTCGATGCTGCTTTACAGCGCGCTCTATCTGGCGGGCTACAAGGATGTGTCCATCGATGAGCTGAAGAACTTCCGCCAGTGGGGTTCGAAGACCGCCGGTCATCCGGAATATGGTCATACAGAAGGCGTTGAGCTGACCACCGGCCCGCTCGGTCAGGGTCTCGCCAGCTCTGTCGGCATGGCAATCGCCGAACGCGCGCTCGCCGACCAGTTCGGCAAGGATATTGTCGATCACCGCACTTATGTGTTCTGCGGCGACGGCTGCCTCATGGAAGGCGTGGGACAGGAAGCGATCTCGCTTGCCGGTCACCTTCGCCTCGGCAAGCTGATCCTGCTTTATGATGATAACGGCATCACCATCGACGGCAGCACGGAAATCGCCTTCACGGACGATATTCCCGCCAAGTTCAAGGCTTGCGGCTGGAATGTCGAAAAGGTCGACGGTCACGATCACGACGCCATCGATGCGGCGCTGACGCGCGCCAAGGCTCAAGCCGACCGCCCGACGCTGATCGCGCTCAAGACCGTCATCGGCTATGGTTCGCCAAATCGCGCCGGTACGAGTGGCGTGCATGGCGCGCCGCTGGGTGCCGCTGAAAACGCCGCCACCAAGGCAGCACTCGGCTGGACGGCGGAAGCTTTCGAAGTCCCTGCACCGTTGCTCAATGCCTGGCGCGAAGCCGGTGCGCGTGGCGTTTCGGAGCGTGAAGCATGGCAGAAGCGCGTTGATACGCTGCCTGCAACCGAACGCGCCGAATTTGACCGTCGTATTGCCGGCGTTCTGCCGGAAGGCTTTGCGGCAGTTGTCCACGACGCCAAGCAGCGCCTCCTCGACAAGCCGCTGAATGTTGCGACCCGCAAGGCAAGCCAGATCGCGCTTGAAAGCCTGACGGCAGCTCTGCCGGAAATGATCGGCGGTTCGGCTGACCTTACCCATTCGAACCTCACCCGCGTTCCTGCCGTCGACAGCGATTTCACGCCGGAAAAGAGCGGTCGTTATGTCAGCTACGGCGTGCGTGAATTTGCAATGGGCGCGGCTATGAACGGTATCGCGGTCCATGGCGGTTTCATCCCTTACGGCGGCACCTTCATGGTGTTCTCCGATTACGCCCGCAACGCCATCCGCCTTTCGGCGCTGATGGGCGTGCGTGTCATTTATGTGCTGACACACGACTCCATCGGTCTCGGCGAAGACGGTCCGACCCACCAGCCGGTCGAACATCTGGCCAGCCTGCGCGCCATGCCGAACCTTCATGTCTTCCGTCCGGCAGACACGATTGAAACGCTGGAATGCTGGGCTGTGGCGGTTTCTGATCCGCATACGCCTTCGGTTCTGGCCCTGTCGCGCCAGAACGTGCCGCAGCTGCGCACCGATAATGGCGAGAACCTTTCCGCACGCGGCGCCTATGTGCTGCGTGAGGCGAAGGGCGAACGCCAGATCACGCTGCTTGCCACGGGCACGGAAGTTTCGCTCGCAGTGAAGGCCGCCGAAAAGCTTGCAGAAGAAGGCATCGCAACGGCGGTTGTCTCCATGCCGAGCTGGGATCTGTTTGAAAAGCAAAGCAAGGATTACCGCAACGGTGTTCTGGGCGATGCGCCGCGCATCGCCGTCGAGGCCGCAGGCAAGTTCGGCTGGACACGGTATGTCGACAGCGAAGACGACGTGATCGGCATGGATGGCTTCGGCGCTTCGGCACCTGCTGAAGTGCTCTATGAAAAATTCGGCATTACGGCCGAGGCGATTATCGCCCGCGCCAAATTCTTGCTGGAGCAGGGCAAATGA
- a CDS encoding class 1 fructose-bisphosphatase, protein MTMAGNFSPLVLVGDSDRVEAEAVGAYLDNWAGKDGLRLATADAIKAILAGATRLAGRIARGSLPGDPGKLVGVNSDQDQQKCIDVGSHNLFVELLIAAGAASILSEEADLPVAGKADGLIAVAIDPLDGSGNVGLGAPLGTIFSIFPADTAEPFLQPGNRQIAAGYVSFGNSVDLGFSVGEGVIFATFDPASGIFHITRRNVTLPERTSDLAFNASVQRHLSAGMQAYVNDAFLGKDGPRGRNFNMRWLGAAVGDMHRIMQRGGLFFYVNDSRPGYEKGRLRLVYEANPIAFLAREAGGKATDGSRSILDIVPQTYHERSALVFGVAEEVDILGEYFAK, encoded by the coding sequence ATGACGATGGCTGGCAATTTTTCTCCACTGGTTCTGGTGGGCGATAGCGATCGCGTGGAAGCCGAAGCGGTCGGCGCCTATCTCGACAACTGGGCTGGCAAGGACGGCTTGCGTCTTGCGACCGCCGACGCCATCAAGGCTATTCTTGCTGGCGCAACGCGGCTTGCCGGTCGCATTGCACGCGGTTCGCTTCCCGGCGATCCGGGCAAGCTTGTCGGCGTCAATAGCGATCAGGACCAGCAGAAGTGCATCGATGTCGGTTCGCACAATCTGTTTGTCGAGCTGTTGATTGCGGCGGGCGCAGCCTCCATTCTTTCAGAAGAAGCAGACCTCCCCGTAGCAGGCAAGGCCGATGGGCTGATTGCCGTTGCCATCGATCCGCTCGACGGTTCGGGCAATGTGGGCCTTGGCGCCCCGCTTGGCACGATTTTCTCGATTTTCCCGGCTGATACGGCTGAGCCGTTTTTGCAGCCCGGCAATCGCCAGATTGCAGCCGGTTATGTTTCCTTCGGCAATTCGGTCGATCTCGGCTTTTCGGTCGGCGAGGGCGTGATCTTCGCGACCTTCGATCCGGCAAGCGGGATTTTCCATATCACGCGCCGCAATGTGACGCTGCCGGAACGCACGTCCGATCTGGCGTTCAACGCATCCGTCCAGCGGCATTTATCCGCTGGCATGCAGGCCTATGTCAACGACGCTTTCCTTGGCAAGGATGGTCCGCGCGGACGTAACTTCAACATGCGCTGGCTCGGTGCTGCGGTGGGCGACATGCACCGCATCATGCAGCGCGGCGGCTTGTTCTTCTATGTGAATGACAGCCGCCCCGGCTACGAAAAGGGCCGCTTGCGGCTCGTCTACGAAGCCAATCCAATTGCTTTCCTCGCCCGTGAGGCGGGTGGCAAGGCGACCGACGGTTCGAGATCCATTCTCGATATCGTCCCGCAAACCTATCACGAGCGCAGTGCGCTGGTGTTCGGCGTGGCCGAAGAGGTGGATATCCTCGGCGAATACTTCGCGAAATAA